In Dolichospermum flos-aquae CCAP 1403/13F, the following proteins share a genomic window:
- a CDS encoding CPBP family intramembrane glutamic endopeptidase, whose amino-acid sequence MFFMSIALSFLELSANPLLEFLKDTPVFLVMAFFIVWIGCWLPLVAILAITLNWQIHKSLQPEQKIPLLVSLYLLVPLILWGFQWLKLGSFPDYGLVGEVSIFASLLLGFGLGVFSLAIVFLGQICAGWCYLEKSHIKLIPSSLLTISLVALFVGGIEELVFRGFIFTQLEQNYSIWLAAIISSSIFAVLHLVWEQTETLPQLPGLWLMGMVLVLARLADGHNLGIAWGLHAGWVWAIATIDTAGLITYTDKVSAWVTGINKKPLAGLTGIMCVSATGGVLLWVSGIFN is encoded by the coding sequence ATGTTTTTTATGTCTATTGCGCTGTCATTTTTAGAGTTATCGGCCAATCCTTTGCTGGAGTTTCTCAAAGATACACCAGTATTTTTGGTCATGGCTTTTTTTATTGTTTGGATAGGTTGCTGGTTGCCATTGGTAGCAATTTTAGCCATTACCTTAAATTGGCAAATACATAAATCTTTACAACCTGAGCAAAAAATTCCTTTATTAGTATCTCTCTATTTATTAGTACCCCTAATTCTCTGGGGATTCCAATGGTTGAAATTGGGTTCTTTCCCTGATTATGGATTAGTAGGGGAAGTTTCTATTTTCGCTTCTTTATTGCTAGGTTTTGGCTTGGGTGTTTTCAGTCTAGCTATCGTATTTCTTGGGCAAATTTGCGCTGGTTGGTGCTATTTAGAAAAATCTCATATTAAGTTAATACCATCTAGTTTATTGACAATTTCCCTAGTGGCTTTGTTTGTGGGGGGAATCGAAGAACTGGTATTTCGGGGATTTATATTCACTCAATTAGAACAAAATTATTCAATTTGGTTAGCTGCAATTATTTCTAGCTCGATTTTTGCTGTCTTACATTTGGTCTGGGAACAAACAGAAACTCTTCCTCAACTGCCTGGATTATGGCTCATGGGTATGGTATTGGTATTAGCCAGATTAGCTGATGGGCATAATTTAGGGATAGCTTGGGGACTTCATGCTGGTTGGGTATGGGCGATCGCTACTATAGATACAGCAGGATTAATCACCTATACAGATAAAGTTTCTGCATGGGTGACAGGTATCAATAAAAAACCCCTCGCGGGGTTAACAGGAATTATGTGTGTTTCGGCGACGGGGGGAGTGCTTTTATGGGTATCTGGAATTTTTAACTAG
- a CDS encoding AbrB family transcriptional regulator, producing the protein MAETATAPLTGKTLLAKVKELSTLPRRERAKQCGYYTVTKNSQVRVNLTDFYDALLSARGIPLSPEAPKDGRGREPTYRVSVHQNGQIVIGATYTKAMNLKPGDEFEIRLGYKHIHLIQLGEGDKQLTQSDDGADESDAEE; encoded by the coding sequence ATGGCTGAAACCGCAACTGCCCCATTAACTGGAAAAACATTACTAGCGAAAGTTAAAGAACTTTCCACTTTACCACGTCGGGAAAGAGCAAAGCAATGTGGTTATTACACCGTTACTAAAAATAGCCAAGTTCGGGTTAATTTAACAGACTTTTATGATGCTTTATTGTCAGCTAGAGGCATTCCCCTCAGCCCAGAAGCACCAAAAGATGGACGTGGCCGCGAACCGACATACCGGGTTAGTGTTCATCAAAATGGTCAAATTGTGATTGGTGCAACTTACACCAAAGCGATGAACCTAAAGCCCGGTGATGAATTTGAAATTAGACTAGGTTACAAACATATTCACTTGATTCAACTTGGTGAAGGTGACAAACAATTAACCCAGTCAGATGATGGTGCTGATGAATCAGACGCAGAAGAATAA
- a CDS encoding succinate dehydrogenase/fumarate reductase iron-sulfur subunit: MEVIFKITRQQENSHPVFKSYVLEVEPGNTILDCLNQIKWEQDGTLAFRKNCRNTICGSCAVRINGRSALACKENVGSELARLEKISSLANQSQATPEITVAPLGNMPVIKDLVVDMNGFWNNLQKVAPYVSTASRQVPEREFLQTPQERSLLDQTGNCIMCGACYSECNALEVNPDFVGPHALAKAYRMVADSRDSNTEERLENYSAGTQGVWGCTRCLYCDSVCPMEVAPLEQITKIKQEILERKEASDSRAIRHRKVLVDLVKQGGWIDERQFGMQVVGNYLRDLQGLLSLAPLGLRMLVKGKFPLSFEPSQGTEEVRSLIESVQNTD; this comes from the coding sequence ATGGAAGTTATTTTTAAGATTACTCGACAACAAGAAAATTCTCACCCTGTTTTCAAATCCTACGTTTTGGAGGTAGAACCAGGGAATACTATCCTGGATTGTCTCAATCAGATTAAGTGGGAACAAGATGGAACTTTAGCATTTCGCAAAAATTGCCGCAATACAATTTGTGGTAGTTGTGCTGTGCGGATTAATGGGCGTTCTGCTTTGGCTTGTAAGGAAAATGTGGGGAGTGAACTGGCTAGACTGGAGAAAATATCATCATTGGCAAATCAGTCTCAGGCTACTCCAGAAATTACAGTTGCACCTTTGGGGAATATGCCTGTAATTAAAGATTTGGTTGTGGATATGAATGGTTTTTGGAATAATTTGCAGAAAGTTGCCCCTTATGTAAGTACAGCAAGTAGACAAGTTCCCGAAAGAGAGTTCTTACAAACGCCTCAAGAGCGATCGCTTCTTGATCAAACGGGCAATTGTATTATGTGTGGGGCTTGTTATTCTGAATGTAATGCTCTGGAAGTCAATCCTGACTTTGTTGGTCCCCATGCCTTAGCTAAAGCCTATCGCATGGTGGCAGATTCCCGCGATAGTAATACAGAAGAACGATTAGAAAACTATAGCGCAGGAACTCAAGGAGTTTGGGGTTGTACTCGTTGTCTATATTGTGATTCAGTTTGTCCTATGGAAGTTGCCCCATTAGAGCAAATCACCAAAATTAAACAGGAAATTCTGGAACGCAAAGAAGCGAGTGATAGTCGAGCAATTCGTCACCGTAAAGTTTTAGTAGATTTAGTCAAACAAGGTGGTTGGATTGATGAACGTCAATTTGGGATGCAAGTAGTTGGTAATTATTTGCGCGATTTACAAGGATTACTTAGTCTTGCACCTTTAGGTTTAAGAATGCTAGTCAAAGGCAAATTTCCCCTTTCCTTTGAACCATCCCAGGGTACTGAGGAAGTGCGATCGCT
- the hslO gene encoding Hsp33 family molecular chaperone HslO gives MADQLIRATAADGGIKAVGVITTRLTEEARQRHKLSYVATAALGRSMAAGLLMASSMKRVGSRVNVRVKGDGLLGGILADAGLDGTVRGYVGNPSVELPPNDQGKLDVGGAVGTGFLYVVRDIGHGFPYSSTVELVSGEIGDDVAHYLANSEQTPSALVLGVFVGEQGVTAAGGILIQVLPKAARDEELVATLESRVSALSGFTPLLQAGKTLIEIFNDLLGDMGLNIFPETQMLRFHCGCSFDRVLGALKILGEAELQDMIVKDNGAEATCEFCGNIYQASSDDLTQLIGDLQRESAISG, from the coding sequence ATGGCAGATCAATTGATTCGTGCGACTGCGGCGGATGGTGGTATTAAGGCTGTAGGCGTGATTACCACCCGGTTAACAGAAGAGGCTAGACAACGCCATAAATTATCTTATGTGGCTACAGCAGCTTTGGGAAGAAGTATGGCGGCTGGTTTGTTGATGGCTTCCAGTATGAAACGGGTCGGTTCTAGGGTAAATGTGCGAGTTAAGGGCGATGGTCTTTTAGGTGGTATATTGGCAGATGCGGGCTTAGATGGCACTGTTAGGGGCTATGTTGGTAATCCCTCTGTGGAATTGCCTCCCAATGATCAGGGTAAACTAGATGTTGGGGGGGCAGTGGGTACAGGTTTTCTTTATGTAGTCCGCGATATTGGCCATGGCTTTCCTTACTCTAGTACGGTAGAACTTGTTTCTGGGGAAATAGGTGACGATGTTGCTCACTATTTAGCAAATTCTGAACAAACTCCTTCCGCTTTAGTTTTGGGTGTGTTTGTGGGAGAACAGGGTGTGACGGCTGCCGGAGGAATATTGATACAGGTGTTACCGAAAGCTGCGAGGGATGAGGAGTTAGTGGCTACATTAGAATCACGGGTTTCGGCTTTATCCGGGTTTACGCCATTACTGCAAGCAGGTAAAACACTGATAGAAATTTTTAACGATTTGTTAGGAGATATGGGATTGAACATATTTCCGGAAACTCAGATGTTACGCTTTCATTGTGGCTGCTCTTTTGATCGGGTGCTAGGGGCGCTGAAAATATTGGGAGAAGCGGAACTACAAGACATGATTGTGAAAGATAATGGTGCAGAAGCAACTTGTGAGTTTTGCGGTAATATTTATCAAGCAAGTAGTGATGATTTAACCCAGTTAATTGGAGATTTGCAAAGAGAATCTGCAATTTCTGGTTAA